In Spirochaetota bacterium, a single genomic region encodes these proteins:
- a CDS encoding OmpH family outer membrane protein — MKRLVIFILSLLIVSCQTVDRDDSLAIRYVQLPMLYNYMIQTSPDALILQKQYNELKMQLDTPSVNDTERKELVVKLQSIADEMDKQKKVFLTDIQQAIATVAKRNGYTIVLGGGDTVVYAKDGYDITSEVLKELAALRLQKSPAAR, encoded by the coding sequence ATGAAACGTTTAGTTATATTTATACTGAGTTTACTAATAGTATCATGCCAGACAGTTGATAGAGATGACAGCCTTGCAATCAGGTATGTTCAGTTACCCATGTTATATAATTACATGATTCAGACATCACCGGATGCTCTTATTTTGCAAAAGCAATATAATGAGTTGAAAATGCAGCTTGATACCCCATCAGTAAATGATACTGAAAGGAAAGAGCTTGTAGTAAAGCTTCAATCTATTGCAGACGAGATGGATAAGCAGAAAAAAGTTTTTTTAACAGATATTCAGCAGGCCATAGCAACTGTAGCAAAACGTAATGGGTACACAATAGTCCTTGGTGGCGGTGACACTGTTGTATATGCAAAAGACGGGTATGATATTACCAGTGAAGTACTCAAAGAGCTTGCAGCATTGCGCTTACAGAAATCACCTGCAGCACGGTGA